In the Rhizobium sp. SSA_523 genome, CTTTGCGCTCGCCGGCCTGAAGATCGACGGCATCACCATCCTCGATCCGGATTGTGTGGCCAAGACCTATCCGGACTACTGGGATGCCATGGCATCGCTGGGTGTCGGCATCGACAGGGGATGAGCAGATGACGGCAGGTTTCCAGCGCGCGGCTCTCCTGGTTCTGGCCGTTCTCTTGCCGGTGCTGTCTGCATCGGGAGCGGCCCGCGCTGCCGAATTTGTCGACAGCTACCGCTCCGAGATCGCCATTGCCGCCGATGGCGCCGTCACCGTCACCGAAATCATCACGGTCAACGCCGAAGGGCGCGATATCCGGCGAGGGATCTTCCGCGACTTCCCGCTCTATATGGTGGATGCGAGGGGACGGCGGCAGAAGGTCGGGTTCGATGTGCTGTCCGCGGCGCGCGACGGCAGGCCGGAGGAGTTCCACACCGAGACGATATCGGGCGGCATCCGCATTTACCTGGGCTCTGCCGACACGCTGCTGCCGGTGGGCCGTCACACCTATGAACTCACCTATCGCACCGACCGGCAGATCCGCTATTTCGACGATCACGACGAATTCTACTGGAATGTGACCGGCAATGGCTGGATTTTCGACATCCGGCGGGTCACGGCGCTGATCTCACTGCCGCCGGGCGTTTCCGCCACCCGCACCGCCGTCTATACCGGGCCGGAGGGCTCGAGACAGAGCGCGGCGCGAATCGGCGGCAGCGCCGCGGTGCCTGCTTTCTCCACCACGGCGCCGCTTGCGGCCGGGGAGGGAATGACGGTCGTGGTGGCGCTTCCCAAGGGGTCCATTGCGCCTCCCGGCGCTGCCGAACAGCAGGCCTGGTTCCTGCGCGACAATATCAACCTCATTCTCGGCGGCGGCGGGCTGCTTCTCGTCACGCTCTATTATGTCTGGTTCTGGCGGCGCGTCGGCCGCGATCCTGAAGGCGGCGTGGTGGTTCCCCGCTGGGATGCGCCGGACGGGCTGTCGCCGGCGCTCGTCAATTATGTCTACAACAAGGGTTTTTCCGGCGCCGGCTGGGATGCGCTGTCGGCAAGCTTCATCGATCTTGCGGTGAAGGGCCATGTGACGCTGGACGACCTCAAGAACCGCATCGTGGTGCGCCGGACGCAGAAGCCGAAGGCGGGCCCGCTGCCGACCGGCCAGGCCTATCTGCTGTCGGAACTCGCAGTCCCGGGCGATGAACTGATCATCGACAAGGACAATGGCGAGCGGGTCCAGAAGGTCGGCCGCGGCTTCCGCTCCGCCATCGAGAAGGAGCATCGCGGCCGCTATTACAAGAGCAATATCGGCTACACGATCGGCGGGATCGGCCTCAGCCTCTTTGTGGGTCTGGTACTGATCCTGTTTGGCGATTTCGATCCGGAAAGCATCGGCTTCCTGGTGCCGCCGATGATTTTCGGCTTCGTCTGGGGCGGGATAGCACTGAAGGCCGGGCGCGCTCTGTTGCGCAAGCGCGGGCTTCTGGCGCGCATCGGGGCCATTCTCGTCTTTGCCATTCTCGGCTTCATGGCCCTCTCGGCGGCGGTGATGCTGTTCGTCGGCATCGTGGATTCGCTTGAAACGCATCAGTGGCCGGTGATGGCCGCCTTTGGCGGGCTCACGCTCGTCAATGCGGTGTTCTTCTTCCTGATGGGCGCGCCGACGCCGCTCGGCGCCAAGCTGATGGCCGGCGTGGAGGGGCTCAAGACCTATCTCACCCTGGCCGAGCGCGACCGGCTGAACATGGCCGGCGCGCCGCAAATGTCGCCGCAGCATTTCGAGACGCTATTGCCCTATGCGGTGGCGCTGGGTGTCGAAAAGCCGTGGAGCGAGACCTTCGAAACCTGGCTGGCCAGTGCCGCGGCGGGCGCGGCGGCGGCCGCCTATCAGCCCGTCTGGTACCATGGCGGCTCGATCGGCGATCTCGGCACGAGCATCGGCGGCTTTTCCTCCTCCATGGCATCGACCATCGCCTCTACCATTCCGCAGCCGAAATCCTCGTCTTCCTCGGGTTTTTCCTCCTCGGGCGGTTTTTCCGGCGGCGGCGGGGGCGGCGGAGGCGGAGGTGGGTGGTAGCTTTCTTCTTTCGGTGCGTGTCGGGCCGCAGCGCTTGCTCAATGGCCACCCCAATGCAGCGGCGTTTCTTTTTACCCCACTCGGCAGATGACTTTTGATGCATGCCTTGCTAAGTCCGGCGCAAAGCCCAGAACCCCAAGACAAAGCCGAGTACCATGCCTGATCTTCTGCTCGAACTCCGCTCCGAGGAAATTCCGGCCTCGCCGCACGCCCGCAGCGCCGCAGGGGCGAGGACGTGCAATCATATGAGCCGCATGCGGACCAAGGAAGCCATTTATGCCTGATCTTCTGCTCGAACTCCGCTCCGAGGAAATTCCGGCCCGCATGCAGCGCAAGGCTGCCGGCGATCTGAAGAAACTCGTCACCGATGCGCTCGTGGAGCGCGGCCTGACCTATGAAGGCGCGCGCGAATACTGGACGCCGCGCCGCCTGACGCTGGATATTCGCGGTCTGACCGCGCGTTCGGCCGACCTCAAGGAGGAGATCAAGGGACCTTCGACCAAGGCGCCGGAGCAGGCCGTGCAGGGCTTTCTGCGCAAGGCCGGCCTGACATCGGTATCGGAGGCGCAGACCGTCTCCGATCCGAAAAAGGGCGATTTCTACCTGGCGGTCGTCGTGCGGCCGGGTCGCGCCGCCGAAGAGATCATTGCCGAAGTGATGCCCGGCATTATCCGTTCCTTCCCCTGGCCGAAGAGCATGCGGTCCGGCGCGGCTTCCATGCCCCGCGGCATGCAGTATGACGGCATTGACGGCAAGGGGCTGGAAAGCCTGCGCTGGGTGCGGCCGCTGCAATCGATCGTCTGCCTGTTCGGGCCGGAACATGAGGAAACCCAGGTTATTCCCTTCGATGTGGATGGCATTACGGCGGCCAACATCACCTATGGCCATCGTTTCCACGCCCCGGGTGCGATCACCGTGCGCCGCTTCGATGATTATGTCGCGAGCCTCGAAAAGGCCAAGGTCATGCTGGATGCCGAACGCCGCAAGGACGTGATCCTGCACGATGCGCGCGATCTTGCCTTCGCCAATGGTCTCGATCTCGTCGAGGATGAAGGGCTGCTGGAGGAAGTATCCGGCCTGGTCGAGTGGCCGCATGTGCTGATCGGCACCTTCGAGGAAGACTATCTGGCCATTCCGGCAGAGATCATCCGCCTGACCATCAAGACCAACCAGAAATGCTTCGTCACCCGCCGGCAGGGCGAAAGCGACGGCCTGTCCAACCGCTTCATCCTCGTTTCCAATATCGAGGCGAAGGATGGCGGCAAGGAGATCATGCATGGCAATGGCAAGGTGGTGCGCGCCAGGCTTTCGGATGCCAAGCATTTCTTCACCCGCGACCAGGGCGACCTGCCGGATCTGGAGACGCTGAAGGATTCGGCGCAGACATTCGGCCTCGACCTCATGAAGCCGCTGGACCAGCGGATGGCCAAGCTCGACCAGCTGAACGTCACCTTCCATGCCAAGCTCGGCACGCAAGGGCAGCGGGTCCAGCGCATCCGGGCCCTGGCAAAAGAGATTGGTCGGGTGGTGTATGCATCCGGCCCGACCCCCTCATCCGGTCCTTCGGACCACCTTCTCCCCGCCAGGGAGAAGAAAGGGCAGGCGGCTGCAACATCCACCCCCTCGCCCCAACGGGGAGAGGGTGGCGCGCATGCGCCGGGTGAGGGGGCCTTCCTTGCTCTGGTGGATCGCGCCGTGGTGCTGGCCAAGGCGGATCTGCGCACGGAAGCGGTGGGCGAATTTCCGGAATTGCAGGGCCTGATGGGCCGCAAATATGCGGTCCTGCAGGGCGAAGACCCCTCGGTTGCCGCGGCGATCGAGGATCATTACAAGCCGCAAGGCCCATCCGACCGCGTGCCGGAGGACAAGGTGGCGATCACTGTGGCACTCGCCGATAAGCTCGACACGCTGATCGGTTTCTGGGCGATCGACGAAAAGCCGACCGGCTCGAAAGACCCTTACGCGCTGCGCCGCGCGGCGCTCGGCGTCGTGCGCATCATGCTGGAACGCAAGGTGCGGTTGAACCTGATAGAGCCGTGTCAGCGCCTCAAGCAGGCGTTCTTCACGCCGCAGATCGAGGGCGCCGCTCTGAGGCAGCAGCAAAGGGCCGAAGACCTGGTGCAGCTTGGCGCGGAAGGCGCGGACGATATCGGCAGCCTGCCAGGCTCTGGCACCTATGGCCAGGTTGCCAATGCCGGCGGCCAGTGGGTCGATCGCGACGTTCTGGACCTGCTCTCCTTCTTCCACGACCGCCTGAAGGTCTATCTGCGCGACATGGGCGCCCGCCACGACATCATCGACGCGGTGCTGACGCCGGAGGCCGACGATCTTCTCCTGGTGGCCCGCCGGGCGGAAGCCCTGAATGCCTTCATCACCTCCGAAGATGGCCGCAACCTCTTGGCCGGCACCAAGCGCGCCACGCAGCTGCTCGCCGCCGAAGAGAAGAAGGGCACCGTGATCGCCGATGGCGTCTCGGACGAATTGCTGAGGCTCGATGCGGAAAAGGCGCTCTCCGCAGCGATCAAGGCGGCAACCGCCGAGGCCGCCGCGGCGGTCGCGATGGAGGATTTCCGCTCCGCCATGGAGGCGCTGTCCAGGCTGCGCGCCCCCGTGGATGCCTTCTTCGAAGCGGTTCTCGTCAATGACGAGGACGCGGCGATCCGCGCCAACCGCCTGGCGCTGCTGAAGGCCATTCGCGAGGCCACCGGCACGGTGGCGGATTTCTCCAAAATCGCCGGCTGATCCGTTCCAGACCCCGCCAAAGCGGGGTCTGGTTTTTTTTCGGCCGGCCCCGCCGAAGCTTGGTCTCAATCCTCTTCCGGCCCGTCCGATGTCTGTGGTAGACTATGCCTGTCAGGTCAGCGCGAGATGCTCCCATGAACAAGCCGTTCCACATTACACTCGATGAACCGCTCGATCGCTTTGTCGACGAGCAGGTCGAAAGCGGCCGCTTTGCCTCGCCGCAGGATGTCGTCGAAGCAGGTCTTCGACTGCTGGAAGAGGATCAGCGAAAGCTGGAATGGCTGCGCAATGCGCTGATCGAGGGCGAGAACAGTGGTGAGGCTCGTCTGCTTGATCGGCAGGAGTTCAAGCGCCTGATGCGTAAGAAACATCTGCCATGAGCGTCTTCCGCCTCACCCCCGCGGCAGAAGCAGACTTGGACGAGATCTGGCGATACACGATGCGGACGTGGTCTGCTGAACGGGCGGACCGGTATTCCGACGATTTCTTCGATGCCTTCGACCTTCTTGTTCAAAATCCGAACTTGGGTCGGAAAGCGGAAGGATTTGGCGAGAGATATCGTCGTCTCTTTGTTGGCCATCATCTTGTGTTCTACCTTGTGGAGCGGTCCGGCGACGTGTTGGTCGTGCGCATTCTCCACGAGCGATCCGACATTCCCCGCCATCTCGACGAATAGCCGATGCCCGCCAGAATCCTCATCAGCGCCTGCCTGCTGGGCCAGCCCGTCCGCTATGACGGAAGGGGAAAGCCGCTCGTCCATCCGCTGATCGAGCGGTGGAAGGGGGAGGGCCGCCTCGTCTCCTTCTGTCCCGAACTGGCCGGGGGGATGAGCGTGCCGCGGCCGCCGGCCGAGATCGAGAAGGGCCTGTCGGGCGAGGATGTCCTGGCAGGCCGCGCCCGCGTTCTGGAAGTCACGGGCGGCGATGTGACGGCGGCCTTCCTTGCCGGTGCCGCGAAGGCGCTGGCCGCCGCACAGGGCAATGGCTGCACGACAGCGCTGCTGATCGACGGCAGCCCGTCCTGCGGCTCGCTGTCGATCTATGACGGAAACTTCGCCGGGGTAAGGCATGCGGGCAATGGCGTCACCGCCGCGCTTCTTCGCGAGCACGGCATCGCCGTCTATGCCCCGGCGCAGATCGAGGATCTGGCGGGGCATGTCGCGACCAGAGCATCGGGCGAAAAAGCGGAATCCGCTGCCTTGTAGACCCGATGCGCCGAAGACGAAGTCTGTAGCGTCGGGCCATATGCGATCCGCCCGACGCTATAGACGGGCATCAGCCGGCCCGGCGCATCTGCTGGCCCATGCCGTGCAGCCCGCCGGCCTCTGCCGTGCGGAAGCCACGGATGAGGTCCAGAAGGTCGCCGGTGTCATTGGCCAGAACCTCGGCCGAAGCCGTGGTTTCCTCGGCCATGGCGGCATTCTGCTGGGTCGCCGTGTCGAGCTGGTTCATCGCCGAGGAGATGGAGCGCAGCGTCGTATCCTGCTCCTGCGCGCTGGCGGAGATGCGGGAGACCACGGCATTGGCACTGTCGATCTGGGTGGAGATGCGCTTCAAGGCATCGCCGGCGCGCGCCACCAGCTCGACGCCCTGTTCGACCTGGCCGGACGAGCGGGAGATCTGGTCCTTGATCTCCTTGGCGGCAGCGGCGGAGCGCTGTGCCAGTTCGCGCACTTCCTGAGCGACGACGGCAAAGCCCTTGCCGCTTTCCCCGGCGCGGGCCGCCTCGACGCCGGCATTCAGCGCGAGCAGGTTGGTCTGGAAGGCGATTTCATCGATCACGCCGATGATCTTGGAGATCTCGGAGGATGATTGTTCGATGCCGCTCATCGCGTTGATGGCCTGCGCCACGATCGTATCGCTCTGCTGGGCTTCGGCGCTGATCGTCTCCACCCGCTTTGCCGCTTCGCGCGCACCGTCCGCCGTCTGGCGCACGGCCACGGTCAGCTCGTCCAGCGCTGCCGAGGTTTCCTCGAGATTGGCGGCCTGACGCTCGGTGCGCTGGGCCAGTTCGCTGGAGGCGCGACGGATCTCTTCCTTGGAGACGCTGATATCATTGCCCTTCAGGCTGACCCGCGTCATGGCCTGCTCGAGCCTTGTCAGCGCACCGTTGAAGTTGCGACGCAGCTCGTCATACTGCGAACCCAGATCGTCGCAGCGGACGGTCAGGTCGCCGTTGGCGAGCTTTTCCAGCGCATGGCTGATGGTGCCCACCACATGCGCCTGCGCTTCCGCCTCGACGCGCTGCATGCCGGCGCTGCGCTCGCGTTCGGCAAAAAGTTCCGTTTCCTGCTCCTTCTGGCGGGCGGTGAGCGCATGGCGCTCGCGCACCTTCTGCTGCAGTGCCGCGGTGGCCTTGGCCATCAGCCCGATTTCGTTGCGCATGTCGGTGTGCGGGATCGGACGCGAGACATCCTCATCCGCAACCGCGTCGAGCGCGTCGTGAATGGCGGCCAGCGGCCGGGTAATGCCGCGGATCAGGTAATAGGCGCCGGCCAGGGCCACGACAAACAGCAAGAGCGAGGCGACGACGGTCTTGATGATGGTCGACATGACCTGCGCCTGCAGATCGTCGGTATAGAGCCCGGTCACGACGACCAGCTGCCAGGGTTCGAAGGCCTTGGCGTAGGCCGCCTTGGGGAAGCGGTAGTCATTCGGGTCATTGCCGGGCTTGGGACCGATGAATTCGACATAGCCGCCGCCATTGCGGCCGAATTTCACCAGATCGTCGCGATAGGCATAGCCGCTCGGATCAGGCTTGCCCTTGCTGCTCTGGCCCACGGTATTGGCGGTCGGATGGAAGACCAGGACCACGTCATAATCATAGCCGAAGAAATAGCCATCCGGCTCGAAGCGCATCTTGTTGAGCAGGCTATAGGCGCGCTTGCGGGCCTCTTCCTGCGTGAATTCGCCGGCAATGGCGCGGTCATCGAAGGTCTTCATCACGGAGATGGCGCTTTCCACCTGCGTGCGCAGCATCTCATACCGTTCGTGATAGATCGCCTCGGTCGACGAGCGGATCTGCAGGAAGGTCATCGCACCGAAGACCAGGCTCATCGCGCCCACAAGCACGAAGAGCTGCAGAGAAATCTTCATATTCTTCATCAGTCAAAAGCCCCTCAGGCTGCCTCCCGGCGCCTTGAGGACAGGTCACGGGGCGCGCAGCAGCAATACCACCTGGCGCCTTCTGCACCTGCCAGACGTTGCATCACGCCCCGGACATCATCTGCGGCGAGAAAGCTGAAGGTTTGGTATAAATTGAGTGAAAGCCGGAAATATTATGCTAATCTTCAAATATGATCTTGATCTAAATCAATCATCCCGCGCAAATCTTCCCTGGTCGCTCCGGAAAGCAACCCGGAGTTGGCGACTGCCTGGTCTATGGGCTGAGTAAGGGGGTATAGATCGGTCGGTCAGGCACAAGATCCTGCCAATTTCGCCACAACAATGGTCAGCGGTCACGCTGGGTGAAACTTCGCCGCCTCGTCAGGGCAGGCGGGAATGGGTCGGGCGCAGTTCCAGTCCGGAAAAGTCCGGCGGCGTGGAGGCTTTGGATGCGTCAGGCGCCGGTTCAGCCGGCGGCACGGCGGAAGGCAGGGGCTGAGTGAGGCCGGAACCCTGTCCCACGGCCGAGGTCGTGGCTTCAAGGTCGACACCGTCGCCCGTCGACACCACGGGCGAGGGAAGGGCGGGATCGCCGGCCAGCGCCTTCTGCTCCGTCTCGACAAAGACCGGGTTGAGGCTGACATAGGTCACCGGCGAACCGCCCATGAAGGCCTCTGTCCGCACCAGCGCCTGCTTGCCGTCACGCGGCAGGAGCTGCAGCTTCTGCTGCCCGTCGTCCAGCGTCGGAACCGTATAGGTCGATAGCTTGACCGTCTCCTTCGCCGTGCAATCCGGGCACTTGATGTCGGTCACGCTCGGCGGATGGGCGATCGGAATGGTCGACCAGGTTTCGATCGATCCTGCGACGGCCGGCGAAGCCAGGCCAAGCGTTAGCTTCAGGGCCATGCCAAGCGACAGGAACGTCAAGACGGGGCTGTGCATCGATCCACTCCTCAGAACGGGATTCCGGGATCACGCTACAGCACCTTCCTTTCCAATCGGTCAGGGGATTGCGTTAAGAAAGCGTTAAGTCGAGCCAATGCCTGGCGTGACCTGAAGACCGGCGCACCGTCAGGACGCGTCTCCAGGCAGGTTCCGGAAAGTGTCCCACGGTTTTGCGACCGGAACCTGCGTCAAACCAATCAACTCAGCGGAGGAAGCGTTTGGCAGGCCAATGCAAGTCTGCTCAGACCTTGTTCGGCTCCGCCTCCCTTGCGATCGCCCGCCAGCCGATATCGCGGCGGCAGAAGCCGTTTTCCCAGTCAACACCATCCACCAGCGCATAGGCGCGCGCCTTGGCCTCGGCCACGGTCTCTCCCATGGCGGTGAGGTTCAGCACGCGTCCGCCGGTTGCCACCAGCTGGCCGTCCTTGCGGGCGGTGCCGGCATGGAAAACCATTTCGCCCTCCTGCGTGTCCGGCAGGGCAGCGATCGGCGTATCCTTCCGATAGGCGCCGGGATAGCCCCTGGACGCCATGACCACGGTCAGAGCCGTCGCATCGTGCCATTCGGCGCTGACCTGGTCGAGCCTTTGCGTGGCGGCGGCATGCAGGATGGGCAGAAGATCGCTCTTCAGGCGCATCATCAGCACCTGCGTCTCCGGATCGCCGAAACGGACATTGTATTCGATGAGTTCCGGCCCCTTCTGCGTGATCATCAGGCCGGCAAAGAAGACGCCGGTGAAGGGATGGCCGCTTTCCGCCATGCCGGAAATGGTCGGTTCGATGATCTCCCTCATGGTGCGCTCCACCAGGTCGGGGGTCATCACCGGGGCCGGGGAATAGGCGCCCATGCCGCCGGTATTCGGCCCGGTATCGCCATCGCCCACCCGCTTGTGATCCTGCGCTGTCGCAAGGGCGAGCGCCGTCTTGCCGTCGGACAGGCAAAAGAAGCTGGCTTCCTCGCCGTCCAGATAGGCCTCGACCACAACTTCCGCCCCGGCCTCGCCAAAGGCGCCGGCAAAGCAGTCGTCCACGGCGGCAAGCGCCTCATCCACCGTCATGGCGACGGTCACGCCCTTGCCGGCCGCAAGGCCATCGGCCTTCACCACGATGGGCGCGCCCTCATCGCGAATATAGGCCTTGGCCGGTTCGGCGGCCGTGAAGCGCCGATAGGCGCCGGTCGGAATATTGTAGCGGGCGCAGATATCCTTGGTGAAGCCTTTCGAGCCTTCCAGCTGCGCGGCGGCACGGGAGGGTCCGAAGACGGCAAAGCCGCCCGCCCGCAGGTCGTCGGCAAGGCCTGCGACCAGAGGCGCTTCCGGACCGATGACGACGAGGTCGATCGCCATCTCGCGGCAGAAGGCGAGGACCGCGGCATGGTCTTCGACCGCAAGCTGGACGAGCTCCGCCGCTTGCCCAATGCCGGGATTGCCGGGCGCCGCGTAGAGCCTGGTCAACAGGGGCGATTGCGCCAGCTTCCAGGCCAGTGCATGCTCGCGACCGCCGGACCCAATCAGAAGTACCTTCACGTCTCGCCCCTTTTCTCTTTGCGCGGCCGAGGTCCTGTCCTGCAATGGACGGCTGTCGCGCAACGCAATGCCTGCGCGCGATGAAAATGCCTGCGCGCATCGGAATGTCTGCGCGGTTAAGGGGAGGGAGCCAAAAGGTCAAGGCTTGCAGTTCCGGTTTCGCGCGGCCGCTTCCTGTGGAGTGGCCCACTTGTGGCGTTGCCTTGCCATGATCTGCCGTTATGGTCCCGCTCAAGACAAGAAAATCAGGATGATCCATGGCCGCCGACATCAAATCCATTGCCGCAACCATAGCCGCCGAGATCAAGGCCCGCCCGGATCAGGCGATCGCCGCCATCACTTTGCTGGACGAAGGCGCGACCGTGCCCTTCATCGCCCGCTACCGCAAGGAGGTGACGGGCGGCCTCGACGATACGCAATTGCGCAATCTTTCCGAACGCCTGGTCTATCTGCGCGAACTGGAGGCACGGCG is a window encoding:
- a CDS encoding DUF2207 domain-containing protein, whose translation is MTAGFQRAALLVLAVLLPVLSASGAARAAEFVDSYRSEIAIAADGAVTVTEIITVNAEGRDIRRGIFRDFPLYMVDARGRRQKVGFDVLSAARDGRPEEFHTETISGGIRIYLGSADTLLPVGRHTYELTYRTDRQIRYFDDHDEFYWNVTGNGWIFDIRRVTALISLPPGVSATRTAVYTGPEGSRQSAARIGGSAAVPAFSTTAPLAAGEGMTVVVALPKGSIAPPGAAEQQAWFLRDNINLILGGGGLLLVTLYYVWFWRRVGRDPEGGVVVPRWDAPDGLSPALVNYVYNKGFSGAGWDALSASFIDLAVKGHVTLDDLKNRIVVRRTQKPKAGPLPTGQAYLLSELAVPGDELIIDKDNGERVQKVGRGFRSAIEKEHRGRYYKSNIGYTIGGIGLSLFVGLVLILFGDFDPESIGFLVPPMIFGFVWGGIALKAGRALLRKRGLLARIGAILVFAILGFMALSAAVMLFVGIVDSLETHQWPVMAAFGGLTLVNAVFFFLMGAPTPLGAKLMAGVEGLKTYLTLAERDRLNMAGAPQMSPQHFETLLPYAVALGVEKPWSETFETWLASAAAGAAAAAYQPVWYHGGSIGDLGTSIGGFSSSMASTIASTIPQPKSSSSSGFSSSGGFSGGGGGGGGGGGW
- the glyS gene encoding glycine--tRNA ligase subunit beta — encoded protein: MPDLLLELRSEEIPARMQRKAAGDLKKLVTDALVERGLTYEGAREYWTPRRLTLDIRGLTARSADLKEEIKGPSTKAPEQAVQGFLRKAGLTSVSEAQTVSDPKKGDFYLAVVVRPGRAAEEIIAEVMPGIIRSFPWPKSMRSGAASMPRGMQYDGIDGKGLESLRWVRPLQSIVCLFGPEHEETQVIPFDVDGITAANITYGHRFHAPGAITVRRFDDYVASLEKAKVMLDAERRKDVILHDARDLAFANGLDLVEDEGLLEEVSGLVEWPHVLIGTFEEDYLAIPAEIIRLTIKTNQKCFVTRRQGESDGLSNRFILVSNIEAKDGGKEIMHGNGKVVRARLSDAKHFFTRDQGDLPDLETLKDSAQTFGLDLMKPLDQRMAKLDQLNVTFHAKLGTQGQRVQRIRALAKEIGRVVYASGPTPSSGPSDHLLPAREKKGQAAATSTPSPQRGEGGAHAPGEGAFLALVDRAVVLAKADLRTEAVGEFPELQGLMGRKYAVLQGEDPSVAAAIEDHYKPQGPSDRVPEDKVAITVALADKLDTLIGFWAIDEKPTGSKDPYALRRAALGVVRIMLERKVRLNLIEPCQRLKQAFFTPQIEGAALRQQQRAEDLVQLGAEGADDIGSLPGSGTYGQVANAGGQWVDRDVLDLLSFFHDRLKVYLRDMGARHDIIDAVLTPEADDLLLVARRAEALNAFITSEDGRNLLAGTKRATQLLAAEEKKGTVIADGVSDELLRLDAEKALSAAIKAATAEAAAAVAMEDFRSAMEALSRLRAPVDAFFEAVLVNDEDAAIRANRLALLKAIREATGTVADFSKIAG
- a CDS encoding type II toxin-antitoxin system ParD family antitoxin; this translates as MNKPFHITLDEPLDRFVDEQVESGRFASPQDVVEAGLRLLEEDQRKLEWLRNALIEGENSGEARLLDRQEFKRLMRKKHLP
- a CDS encoding type II toxin-antitoxin system RelE/ParE family toxin, producing the protein MSVFRLTPAAEADLDEIWRYTMRTWSAERADRYSDDFFDAFDLLVQNPNLGRKAEGFGERYRRLFVGHHLVFYLVERSGDVLVVRILHERSDIPRHLDE
- a CDS encoding DUF523 domain-containing protein, which produces MPARILISACLLGQPVRYDGRGKPLVHPLIERWKGEGRLVSFCPELAGGMSVPRPPAEIEKGLSGEDVLAGRARVLEVTGGDVTAAFLAGAAKALAAAQGNGCTTALLIDGSPSCGSLSIYDGNFAGVRHAGNGVTAALLREHGIAVYAPAQIEDLAGHVATRASGEKAESAAL
- a CDS encoding methyl-accepting chemotaxis protein, which gives rise to MKNMKISLQLFVLVGAMSLVFGAMTFLQIRSSTEAIYHERYEMLRTQVESAISVMKTFDDRAIAGEFTQEEARKRAYSLLNKMRFEPDGYFFGYDYDVVLVFHPTANTVGQSSKGKPDPSGYAYRDDLVKFGRNGGGYVEFIGPKPGNDPNDYRFPKAAYAKAFEPWQLVVVTGLYTDDLQAQVMSTIIKTVVASLLLFVVALAGAYYLIRGITRPLAAIHDALDAVADEDVSRPIPHTDMRNEIGLMAKATAALQQKVRERHALTARQKEQETELFAERERSAGMQRVEAEAQAHVVGTISHALEKLANGDLTVRCDDLGSQYDELRRNFNGALTRLEQAMTRVSLKGNDISVSKEEIRRASSELAQRTERQAANLEETSAALDELTVAVRQTADGAREAAKRVETISAEAQQSDTIVAQAINAMSGIEQSSSEISKIIGVIDEIAFQTNLLALNAGVEAARAGESGKGFAVVAQEVRELAQRSAAAAKEIKDQISRSSGQVEQGVELVARAGDALKRISTQIDSANAVVSRISASAQEQDTTLRSISSAMNQLDTATQQNAAMAEETTASAEVLANDTGDLLDLIRGFRTAEAGGLHGMGQQMRRAG
- a CDS encoding plant virulence effector HPE1-like domain-containing protein, with protein sequence MHSPVLTFLSLGMALKLTLGLASPAVAGSIETWSTIPIAHPPSVTDIKCPDCTAKETVKLSTYTVPTLDDGQQKLQLLPRDGKQALVRTEAFMGGSPVTYVSLNPVFVETEQKALAGDPALPSPVVSTGDGVDLEATTSAVGQGSGLTQPLPSAVPPAEPAPDASKASTPPDFSGLELRPTHSRLP
- the purD gene encoding phosphoribosylamine--glycine ligase, with translation MKVLLIGSGGREHALAWKLAQSPLLTRLYAAPGNPGIGQAAELVQLAVEDHAAVLAFCREMAIDLVVIGPEAPLVAGLADDLRAGGFAVFGPSRAAAQLEGSKGFTKDICARYNIPTGAYRRFTAAEPAKAYIRDEGAPIVVKADGLAAGKGVTVAMTVDEALAAVDDCFAGAFGEAGAEVVVEAYLDGEEASFFCLSDGKTALALATAQDHKRVGDGDTGPNTGGMGAYSPAPVMTPDLVERTMREIIEPTISGMAESGHPFTGVFFAGLMITQKGPELIEYNVRFGDPETQVLMMRLKSDLLPILHAAATQRLDQVSAEWHDATALTVVMASRGYPGAYRKDTPIAALPDTQEGEMVFHAGTARKDGQLVATGGRVLNLTAMGETVAEAKARAYALVDGVDWENGFCRRDIGWRAIAREAEPNKV